The Bacillus sp. Bos-x628 genome segment TTTTGCTTATCTTGGATTTGATGCTATCGCCAATGCATCGGAAGAGGTCAAAAATCCGCAAAAAGCCATGCCAATCGGTATCATTGGTGCCTTAGGTGTCTGTACGGTCTTATACATTGGGGTTTCATTTGTTTTAACAGGGATGGTTCATTATACGAAGCTGAATGTCAATGACCCTGTCGCTTATGCCCTGCAAGTTGTTGGTCTCAATAGCGTAGCAGGTATCATATCAGCTGGTGCCATCATTGGGATTACGACTGTTTTAATTGCCTTAGTGTATGCACAGGTCCGCTTAACCTTTGCGATGAGTAGAGATGGCCTGATGCCAAAAGTGTTCTCAAAGGTGCACACTAAATCCAAAACGCCAGTTGCCAACACTTGGCTGACAGGTGCTGTTGCCGCTTGCATTGTTGGGTTCGTTAATTTATCGACGCTCGCCAACCTAGTCAGCATCGGTACACTTGTAGCCTTTACAGTGATCTCAATTGCCATCATCGTTTTAAGGAAGAAACACCCAAGCGTAAAAGCCGCATTTAAAGTGCCTTTTGTGCCAATTCTTCCGATTGTTAGTGCAATCATTTGTATCATCTTAGCCACCACGCTATCATGGGTCACATGGCAAGCCTTTCTCATTTGGGTCGCCATTGGCGTCGTTGTCTATTTCACCTATGCAAGACGAAAAAGTCACCTCAATCAAACAAATTAGAAAGAGACACGGGATATTCCCGGTCTCTTTTTTGTTGATATGACACTGTATTTGAATGAAATTGACTTATAAGACAAAGTAGACTAACAAGTGGTGAGCAACATTATTTTCACCAACTCCTCGGTTCATTTCACCGAAAGAAAAGCAATCGACTTGCCAATACGGACCTATCGCCAGTGATACGCCCCGATTTATTGCGCTAATCTTAAAAATTTACTATTGCTTCATAGTTCACCTTATGAATAAAATAAGAGTAATGCGGAAAAAAACAGTTGAATGGAAGGAGGAAGTCTCATTGGCTATTGCTGCTCGTGCGAATAATCAACCACCACATAAAGCCGTAACTGGCTCAACGGTTTATCCTATTTTATTAATTATTGGCATCTGCCATATGCTCAACGACACATTGCAAGCCGTTATTCCCGCAATGTTTCCTATTTTAGAACGCACAATGGGGCTGACCTTTACACAGTTAGGTCTCATTGCTTTTACATTAAATATGGTCTCCTCAGTGATGCAGCCTGCCATTGGCTGGTATACAGATAAGCGTCCTATGCCCTATGCACTTCCTATTGCTTTATTCTCTAGTGCTGTCGGTATATTCGGTCTCGCTTTCGCTCCATCCTTTGCGACCATTTTGCTATGCGTTGTCTTTATTGGACTTGGCTCTGCCATCTTCCATCCAGAGGGTTCCCGTGTTGCCAACATGGCAGCTGGTCCAAGGCGAGGACTCGCCCAATCCATTTATCAAGTGGGTGGTAATACGGGTCAAGCATTTGCACCACTGATTGCTGCATTAATGCTCGTTCCGCTTGGTCAACCTGGGGTCGCTTGGTTCACGATTGTTGGAATGGTTGCTGTATGTTTCCTTCTCTATATTTCGAGATGGTACGCTCAGAAACTACAAACGATCAGAGCCCAAGCAAAGAAAGTCAAAACGGCGGCTGCAAGACCTGATATTCACCGAAAATCAGCACTAACGGCTCTTGGCATTATCGTCTTTCTTATTTTTGCACGTTCTTGGTATGGAAATGCCATCTCGAATTTCTATGCTTTTTATGCTATTGAACAATATGGTATCACCATTAAAGAATCACAGACATATATCTTTTTATTTCTCATTCTCGGTGCAGTAGGGACCTTTTTAGGCGGACCGCTTGCAGACAAATTTGGCAAAAGAAATGTGATTTTGGCTTCATTACTTGCCTGTTTTCCACCTGCAATGATATTACCTTTTGCCGGACCTGTCCTTGCATATGTCTTACTTGGATTGATTGGACTCATTCTAATGTCAAGCTTCTCTGTGACAGTGGTTTATGCACAAGAACTATTTCCCGGGAAAATTGGCACAATGTCTGGTTTAACCGTCGGTCTGGCTTTTGGAATGGGTGCCATTGGATCGGTCGCACTAGGCTCATTGATTGACGCCTTTGGATTAACACCAACGATGATTGGGGCTGCCTTTTTACCGATTTTAGGCATCCTAGCCGTATTGCTTCCTAGTGATCAAACGCTTTCTAAATGGAATGAATCATAATATAAAAAACCGCTCACCTAGATGAGCGGTTTTTTGTGCACCTCATAAAAATGAGTGTCAGGAACATGCTTCCTCGCAATAAACCCTTGTTGAAAATCCGGGAATATTTGCTGAACACGTTCAATCTTTGTATGAACCAAATTGGCATACGGGATATAAACATAATCCACCAGCTTTTGATCCTTCATATAGTAATACCAATTTAGATTAAAGGTTTTTTCATCAATGATCGTAAAAGCAGAGAAATGATAGAAAAGCAGCGGATTCTCGTCGAGATACACTTCCCCATCAACAAATGAGAGTTGATAGTTTTCAATATTCCAAATCGCTGCATTGGCTCCCTTAGATTGTACAACATGCACTCCCTCAAAATCGTCGACCCATCTTTCGACATAGCGCTGATCTCCGTATCTCTTTTTTTCCTTATCCATTTCAACAGTACAGTGCGCAATACATTGATCTTTCCACTGCGTCACAGCCTGTTTGGCAATATCCGTATTACGGCAGCCCACAAACCCAGTATTAAACCTCCCGGACAGTTCATAAAAGTGATAGAACCGCTCGGAATTCATGTGATCGGTCAGAAATAAATGAGCCAGTGGATTCTCTGCAAAAATAGCCTCTGGATTATGATAGAAATACAAATCCGTATCCAAATGAGCGAGATAATCTGCTTGAGATGTCTCCAGAATTTTCAGCAGGAATGCAGGCTTTAATGTCCAGCAATACTCATGAAACGTTCGATCTTCTTTTGCCTTTAATAACGCATCATCCTCAATTTTATGCAGTTGTTCGTATTGAACGTGAGGACGAGGAATCTGACTCAGCACCTTGTAGGCTAAAGGATCTGCACATAAGACAGATAGCTTAAATGAATGTGCCGTTTGTTCAAGCGAATGAATCAGCGCAAGCAGCTTAAATACATGTGTATTCGATACAATGGTTGTAAAGTGATATGACGCCATCTACATCACGTCCGCTTCAAACAAGTCAGCGTGTAATAGCTCTTTTGTTAACCCTTGTATGGCTTCAACTAGGACCATGCAGCCGTATTCCTGTCTTGCAAACTGCGCCGCCTCGGCCAGCTTTTTGAAAGGAAAATGTCCCGCAGACAGCATATCCTGATAATCCCGCTTCATCCCTACATTCCGCTCTGTTATCAAATGGAGAAGCTCTAAAAAGTATGAAAGTAGCCCATCAAATGCCGAGTTCTCACGCAGCTGACAAATCTCTTTGACCATGTCGTTTGTCATTGTGTGAGAAAAAGGGCTAGAGAAAGCCAGATGAACATCAATTGCATCAATATGATTGTATTTGTCGCACATATACAAAATGTTATATTTAATGTCATCAAATGAAGTCAAATTACTCGGATGCTCTTGATGCACACTCATGATGTCTTCTCGCAATTCAAATGATAAACCAAGCTGATGTAGACGAATGCCTAAGTCATAATCCTCAAAGCCGTAACGAACAATCTTCTCATCAAACATTCCTAGTGCTACAACGTGCTTTCGTTTCACAGAAGAGTTATTCGTAATAAAAAAGCGCCAAGGCAGTTCATAAGAGCTTAGATCATAGTCATACGTTTCCAAAATTTCTTTAAGATTATCAATAAACGGAGACTGTAAATCGAAGCTTTTTTCCAAGAATACGCCATTTTTCACTTCTTCCATTGATAGAAGCGGGGTTTTGTCTTTCATTTGACTGTGATATAGACCTTGATTTTTCAATTGTTTGATATGCTCCTGATCAAACGCTGTATAAAAATAACGATAGATTCGCTTCCAGCACACACCGCAAATGACTAAATGCTCTTTTTCAGCATGTGCTTCTGCATGCTTTTGGATAAATTGCGGCTCGGCCAGCATATCACTGTCATGAAAAATGAGGAGATCTCCTTCAGCCTCTCGAATGGCATCATTTCGTCCCTTTGCAATTCCTTGATTGACAGGAATTCGTACTTTTTTAAACGGGTAATTCAGCTCTATTTTTTCGAGCATTTCCATCGTGCCATCGGTTGATCCATTATCAGCTACAATGACTTCAAACGGAACGTCTGTTTCCTGAAGCGTTAAGGAATACAAACTCCCCTCTAAGCGTTCTTTGGCATTATAGCTTGGAATAATGACGCTGACTTTTGGCTTTTCGTTCATGCGTCATCCCCCTCAAGTTTGGCGTAGCCATTAAAATACGGGTCAACTTGTTCCACTGATGCAATGACATGGCAAAGCACCTCGCGATAAGATCTTTGAAAAAACGGCAAATCAGTTCTACCTTTTTCATGGATTTGCTGCATGTCATCCTGACTGACGATCCGAAAACCACTGAAATGATAGCAAATAAGCGGATGTCCATCATCAAGCAAGATCCGTCCATCTTTTTCGTAAAATGAATGCTGTCCATAATTCCAATGTCCAATATTGACGCCCTTTGTTTCGATATCTTCCACTCTTTCAAACAGCGCTGGCATATGATCTAGGTATCCTTGATCGCCAAACTTCCCTTCTCCTGGTGCATTTTTGCATTCTTTCAGACACTCTTTTTTCCACCAACTGAGACACTTGCGTCCTGCTTTATCTCCCTTGAAATGGATGAAACCTGAATTATAACGTCCGAGGAGTTTTTGCAGTCTCTTCACTTCCTCCGGATCAAAGCTTGGAATGACAATTTCTCCTCTCGAAAGAAGAATAGATGCATCTGGCTGATTCTGAAATACCACTTGCGGGCTCTCATAAAAGAACAAGTCTGCATCAAGATACGTGACTGCATCTACCCCGACATGTTCAAATAACCACTCAATCCAAATGGGTTTCAATGTCCAGCAATATTCCGAATCGTTCCGCTCCTCCTTTTTCTTCAAAAGCTCGGGCGTTTCAAGCTGACGGACATGAACAAGTTCCACATGCGGGAAATTCATTAGATGAAGCAGATCAAATGCAGCATCATCCATACACAGCGTTTTAATAACAGCATGATCTTCCACTTGCTTCAACGATAAGAAAAACGCAATAGCTTGATAGAGCCTTCCACTTGATAGAACCGTACAATATATGCTGTTCATCTGCTTACACCTCTACTTTTTAAAGAATTCTCGGTACCACTCAATCGTTTTCGCTAAACCCTCATCAATGGAATAGTCAGGGGTCCAGTCAAGCAGTTTTCTAGCCTTTTCTGCTGACAAATATTGATGCTTAATCTCATAAGTTCCTTGATTAAGAATGCGGGGCTTCAATTCACTGCCCATCGCCTTTAAGATTTTATCAACGAGCTCAAGAACCGTTAGCTGGATTTCATTGCTAAAGTTAAAGGCTTCTCCTGCAAGACCTTTTTCCTCCATTTTCTCTGCCAACAGCAAATAAGCCTTCACAGCATCCTCAATGTAAAAATAATCACGAATAAATGTTCCGTCACTTCTAATTTCTGGAGCCTCTCCCTTTAAAACAAGCCGAATGGTCTGCGGGATGATTCGGTTGAAATGAAGATCCCCACCTCCATAAAGATTGCCGCATCTTGTAATACAGACTGGAAGACCATACGTGTTGTAATAGGTGTGAGAGATTAAATCTGCACAGCTTTTCGACACATCATATGGATGTTTTCCATTAAGCGGCATCTCCTCATCATATGGAAGTTGCTCTTGATCACCATATGCTTTATCACTTGATGCTACAATCACGCGTTTGATGAGTGGTTGTCTTCTGCATGCCTCAAGGACATTCCACGTGCCTAAAATATTGGCTTCAAATGTAGAAATAGGATGCCTGTTTGCCACCCCAACTATTGCCTGTGCCGCCAGATGGAACACAGTATCTATTTCGTATTCCCCTAACGCACGTTCAATCGTTTGCATGTCCTCCAGAGAGCCTTGCACCACATTCATTTTTTGAAATTGAATGCCTTGATATAAATAAGATCTAGGCACTTGATCACGTACAAGCCCTGTCACATTTGCACCTTGATCAATCAGCTCCTTGACTAGATAGCTCCCTAGCAGCCCTGTACACCCTGTTACAAATACATTCTTACCATTCCAAAATCCGCTCATGCCGTCACCAAACCTTCCATGGTTGTTTTCCCTCATTCCACATTTCATTGACTTCTTTTAGGTTTTTATACGTATCGATTGCTGTCCAAAATCCATGATGTTCATAAACCGCAAGCTCTCCATCAATCGCCAGCTTCTGAAGCGGTTCCGCTTCAAACACACATTGGTCATCGTCCGTAAGATAATGAAACACCTTTGGAGACAACACAAAAAATCCTCCATTGATCAACCCGATACTTTCTGACTTCTCAGAGAAGGATTGTGCCAGCTTGTTATACACCTTCAATGTTCCGTACTGTGACATCTTTTCAATCCCTGTCACAGTGGCAGCTACTCCAACATCTTGATGACATTTGAGCAAATGAAACATGTTGATATTGGCGAGCCCATCACCATATGTCATCATAAATGTTTCATCACCAATATAGTCCTGTGCCTGCTTCAAACGACCGCCTGTCATCGTATCCTGACCCGTATCTAAAAAGGTGATTTTCCAGTTCTCTGACTTTCCTAAAAGCTGCATTTCTCCTGTCGACATATCCAGCTTCATGCTGTGATGACGCCAATCATAATTGAGAAAATACTCTTTGATCTTCTCCCCTTTATAACCAAGCAATAAAATAAACTCGTCTACACCGTAATACTGATAGATTTTCATAATATGCCATAGAATAGGCCGATCCCCAATCATAGCAAGTGGTTTAGGAAGCGCTTGTGTGACCTCACTCATTCTCGTTCCCTTTCCTCCGCAGAGAATGACTGCCTTCATCTTCTCCCCTCATCTCTCTATGAAAATTTCGATTGAAAACCCCAGCTCCATGCGGAAAATCAGTACATGTAACTCCATACTTTGTCCGACATCAGGTTTTGAATCTACTCTATTCATATGTAAAAATGAGAGATCGTGCATCTAGCATTTAACTATTTTACAAACAAAAAAAAGAGCGAGATTTGCATTCACGCTCTTAATATTATCTAGGTATATGGTAGGATAAATATGTGAGCCAGCCTCTTATTACGAAAAGACTGCTAGATTGAATGAACTCAAATGGCAGCTTGCTTCATTCATAATATGAATCACAGAGGTGAAATCCCATGGCACAAAACGTACTTTGTGAAGTGAACTCTTGCCGTTTTTGGACTGAAAACAACTGTACGCCTCTACAATTAAAATTGGCAAAAACACAATGATTGACGTTACTCGCAATGCAGACACTGATTGCAAAACATTTGAAACAAGATAAATGGCCTTTTTAAAAAGAAGGAACTGGCCTGAAAAATTGACAATTAATAGCATTCATTTAACCGATAAACATTTCTCGGGAAATAATGACACGATTTCTTCATTCGTTGACGATTTTCACTCCTTTTTCTATACTCAACATATCTGACCTAGAAAAAGTGGTGACAAACAATTGGATTTTACGATACGATTCCTATCATTTTTTGTGATTGAAGTTGAAGGCAAAGATGAACAGGCAAATAAACGATTTAAACATTATCAAACATTGAACCAAGAAGAATTTGAACAAAGTGAACTGAAAGACTTTCTAGACGGAGAGTTAAAAAAAATAGTGAAACGAAAAGCAGACAGACATCCGAAATCTGAACAAGTGCCAACCAAAATTGGTCGTTTCATTGTAGAATCGGGTCATGAACTCGATTCAAACCCCAATTACAATTTATATCATCAGACGAGATTCGCTGACACAAAGGAGATCTTTGATGATTGCAGTGAACAATTTGTTCGTACGTATTTAGACACAAGTGCTGTCAGAGGCGGGGTCTTCTTAGTTGCATCTGCAGTTCCTAAAAAGTATGTCGATGATTCCTTTGTCTTTATCATGAAATGCGATTTCGAACAGAAAGTCGCCTCCATTGCTGATACATCGACATTGATTCGCAAAGTCGAAATGGCCATTACAACAAAAAATATGAAATCGATTCAATATCCGCATATGCCAGAAGAAGGCATGACCGAGGAAGCAGAAGTGAAAATACATCAGTCTTCACATGCTCGATATTTCGAGGACTTTTTGAAATTTGTCGAATACGGAGAATCCATGCCTGAAATCATGAAATCACAGGTCATGAATATGGTGCAGGAACAAGTATTTGAAACATTACAGGATGAAAGTGAAGCATTAAAGCAATTTGAAGAAGACCTTGAAATATGGGAAGCGAGTGAAAAACGGGAGATTAGGGAGCGACTCGATACAGAACAGGTCACATTAGCGGCTTCACACATTGTTGAGCAAACCCCTGACATTACGATGAAAATGCGTCTAGGTGAAACCGAAATCAAAGGCCTTCTAGCCGACTTTGGCCACTCAATTCATATTGCAAAGGTCAACAATCGATATGTCGTACTAGTTGAAGCAGACCAAATCGTATTCGAAAAAGGAAGCACCCCTGTTGAATTCCATAAACCAAATGGATTGAAAGAGGTTGTCAGCCAACTGACGCAAAAAGCATATGATTCAGACATAGATTAAGAGAATACCACTGCCTCTTGCGTTCTGCTGCATGAGGCAGTTTTTTTGACTGATATCAGCTTTTGCATATGCTGACATCAAGAGGTTTATCTAACATCGTAAAGCGTAAACTTTTTACACTGCACCAGAAGAGACATGTAGCCGACCACCTCTCGCCCACATGCTTAAAAGCAGTAAGCTTATGATGACCATCACGTTTGTCATCTATCAAGATACACAATCTGTTGCCTATGCCGCTGTATTTGCGCTAATTAGAACGCTATGCCAGCTATTGGCTGGGCTCATCTCACCTGTTTTGACAGATCGTTTTCATGGTGTAGAAAAAAAGAGCGGCTGTTTAATGCAGCGGCTCTTTTACTTTTCTTTTAACATCGTAAACATTTCTCGTGCCATTGTTTCTAAAATAGAAACGACCGGTGTCTGTGTTGTGATGTTAGCACGGTGCATTCGTTCATCTGTTACGTAATACGCACTGTTTAAGTCAGATATACGTGAAAACGTGCAGTGCTGGTTATTTGTAATATGGCGCACGTGTTCAAAACACTTGCATGGTAGTGATTCTTTTCTATTTATGATGAATCTTTTATATGTCTAAGTAGCAAATAAAGCAAGTGATGTGAATCTACTCACTCATTTCACATTTCATATTTTATTCCGATAATAGAAGTGTCACTGACGAATCATTTATACCAAAAGGAGGGGTGAAGTAAATGTCTGATCAACATCACAATGCACCACACGAAGAAGAAGAGGAATTTAATGTATACGATATGCTTCCACCCGCAGGGACCATCATAGGAGAAGCGACAGAAGAAGAGATGGAAGCTGCGGCAGCACTAGAAGTGAGACATGTCGCTTTTATGCGCCTACAAGACATGTTCATTCAATTTGACGGCTCTTCTTATAAAGAGTTATTAAAAGACTTCCAAGAATTTGAACTTGATTCCACAAAGTTTTGGAGATCCGTGGCCAGACGTCTACACATTCCATACGAATGGCCAATCCGTATCGACCACGCAAACGGACCGATTTACATCGGTGAGACTGAAGATAGCCGTGAGGTTGTGGAGAGTGCGGAGTAATAAATTTGTTGGCCCCCTTGTTGGTAAGGGGGTCTTTTGTTGAAATAATCGATCTCTCACTAAAAAAAGATTTATTGCCCCTCTAAATCAAATTCCAACGCGATCGATATATTAAAGGCTATATCTCGCATTTCATCTATTTCTGATCGGTTCAAGTTTTCAGCAAAACGACGTGCATTTTGGACAACATCTTGATTCTTCTTGATCATATCTTCATTCAGTATAAAGATCGTATTGATCGCCCAGCCGGCAGTCGCTAACATACTTTCGTCTTGAATGGAGTTCATGTATGTTTCTACTTCAGAAAAAAACCACTTAACATCATCAATATGTTCTACTTGAAAATTCGCGATTTTTGAAAGCTGTTCAGGGTCTTTGGTGATGAAAATGTTCTTCACTTCTTCTTTTGATAATGGTTTATTTTGCTTTTCATATTCAGCCAGCCATTTTTCATCTGACATCTCATCTTCTACGCTACCCTCAAGCAGTATAGTGACCCGCAATCAGTTCATCAAACGAATCCGCTAATTTGAAATCCGTCTCATCCTCTAGATCAAAGTAATGAATAGGTGGATTTTCTTTCGTTTGTCGATAATCCATCGCAATCCACGTATGGCCATCACCACAGATGAGCACAAGTCCTTTCGGAAGTTCCCATTCTTCTATTAAATAATCGCTATCCATAATCCCTTCGCCTTTGGCAATCCCTTTCAAATGATCAAATGGAACATGATCATCTGCCCATGAATTCGGATGATCGGTCGGAAACGCATTATGAATCGTATATCCACCATTTTGCTCAAGAATGAGTTTTTTATATGTATCCGGCAGGATGACGCCTAATTTCTTCTCAGCTTTTGCAATTCCTTTCTCATTGATTTTCTTACATGTTTCTTCGCTTTCTATGTCTTTATCCCAGAATGGTTTCAAAAAAATTCCTCCAATTTTCATTTATATATCATTTTACCATTTATTCAAAATAGTTTCATAGTCCCATTACAAAGAAAAAAGAGAAGGGCTCTCCCTCCTCTTTTGTCATCATGATTGTTCTTGATTTCTCACTTCAAATTCATCAAGCATCGCACGCACTTCATCTGTTGATGATGTGTTCATTAATTGATTTCTTAGGAAACTCGCTCCTCGGAACCCTTTCACATAAATCTTAAAGAAGCGGTGCAGTGCCTTGAATGGACGCAGACCTAGTGATGAATATTGATCATGGAGATCAAGATGTAATCTTAAAAGACCTAGCAGTTCATCACTTGTATGCTCCTTCGGTTCTTTTTCAAAGGCAAATGGGTTATGGAAAATTCCGCGCCCAATCATCACACCGTCCACTCCATACTGTTCAGCAAGCTTTAAGCCTGTTTGACGATCAGGAATATCACCATTGATTGTTAAAAGAGTATCAGGTGCTACTTCATCACGAAGTTTTTTGATCTCAGGAATGAGTTCCCAATGCGCATCCACCTGGCTCATTTCCTTTCTTGTCCGAAGATGAATGGATAAATTGACAATGTCTTGCTCCAAAATGTGTCTGAGCCACCCGCGCCATTCATCGACCTCATTAAAACCAAGTCTTGTTTTCACACTGACAGGTAATCCCCCTGCTTTTGCGGCTTGTATCAGCTCTGCGGCAACGTCTGGGCGAAGAATCAATCCACTGCCCTTCCCATTTTGCGTGACATTTGGAACAGGACAGCCCATATTAATATCAAGCCCCTGAAATCCTAACTCCGCCATTCCAATACTCATTTTTCTAAAGTTCTCAGGTTTGTCTCCCCAAATATGAGCGACAATCGGCTGTTCATCTTCTGTAAACGTTAAACGCCCCTTCACACTTTGAATGCCATCAGGGTGGCAATAACTCTCACTATTCGTAAACTCTGTAAAAAACACATCCGGTCTCGCCGCCTCACTCACGACATGACGAAACACAACATCCGTTACTTCTTCCATTGGTGCTAATATAAAAAATGGCCGCGGTAAATCACGCCAGAAGTTTTGATTCATCTTTCGTTCAATTCCTCTCATGACATAGCGCCTTAAAGGGCATGTCCTTCTGTAAAATCTTTCAGCAATTTTTATCATTATATACTTTACTAAGGATTCAACGCAAACGTTCATTCTTGACGTTAGAAACCTTATAATAACAGACCTTGACCATATTTAACTATAATCAATCATTGCAAAGTCTTGCAATTAAAATAGCAGCAACATAATTTTTGTGGTGGAATTCGTGCATACCTCTAAAGAAGTTTGAATAAGCTAATCCGCAAAAAATGATACAAATTGAATGCAATAATCACAGCTTTTAGCTTTTAGCTTTTTACTCATTTCGCTATCAATAACGAAGGCTGTCTACCAACCTTCTTCTATTAACTTACAGTTTCTCCGATATGGAATCATAAAAAATATCTCCTATAAAAAATGTCACATCGTAAATGTGAACATTTTTTATTCAAAGATCATAGTAAATACTTTTTAATTAGAGATCATTCTGTAGTAAATAAGATTTCATAGGCCGTACAATAAAGTAGTCTCAATAACAGTAATCACGATTATCCTACTGAACGAACTATACCACCTTTTTTTGATTAACCTGGAATATAAGGCTTTCGAAAGACAGCTATAGCTATCCAACTTCTTAATAATTGCTGAAAAGGGTGCAAGATCAACAAACATCTCTTTTTGATAGAATCCGATAAGATAAAAGAAAAGAGACCAATAGGAACCTGCGTTTGCTAACCAGTTTAACTCGTCCTCACTGATCGGTAAAATTGGCTTTCCGAACGTGATAAGTCCTTGATTAATCAGCGCAATTAAAAGAAGCAATGTTCTAATCACAGTGCCTTTGTCAAAGTTTTTCATGATCTATTCCTCTTTTCTTTTATTTTGTAAAAGTGTATAGACAAGGGCTATTCTGCCACCAATTACACCCGTAATAATAGCGGTGATGATTGCCCCAGTAATCGTCCGCTAGAGAATCATTATAAAGAATGCCCTCATAGTGGGACTTTTCTTTTCAACCAAAAACAGAACATATATTCTTATTATTGAACTTATAGCTGCTACGTTGAAAATATGGCTTCATTTTGAAAAAAGAGCCAGCATTGTCTTTTGTGTGAATGGGTCATATAGCATGGTCATTGATAAACGGCTAACCAAAAAGCAACAATGGCAAGATTTCGGATATGAATTGTGTCATGTAATTAAACACTATGGAAATCAGTTTGATATGCACAGACTATTTCGAGAATTGCAAGAATATCAGGCTAATAGTTTTATGTATCATTTCTGTGTGCCCTCCTTTATGCTTCAAAAATTGAACCTGCCTTCTTTGCAATCTGAAGCGATTAAACTAATTGGTGACACCTTTAATGTGACTTACTCTTTTGCCGCTACCCGCTTAGAAATGTTTAGAAGAAAAAGCTTTGCTTTTGCTTTATATGAGAATTCCTTAAAAAAATAAATTAAGGAGGAGACTGTATAACATGGCTTACTTTAGAAAGGTTCCAGCAAAAAACAAAAAAGGGTA includes the following:
- a CDS encoding amino acid permease — its product is MSSLFRKKSLDQLMLESQTKQLSRSLNTFDLILLGIGCVVGTGIFVITGVAAAKDAGPAIIISFILAAIACALAAFCYAEFSSSIPVSGSVYTYSYATLGEFLAFLMGWDLMLEYVVALSAVASGWSSYFQSLLSGFGLHIPKALSAAPGAADGAVFNLPGALIILFITSIVSRGVKESTKLNNIIVLIKIAIVFLFIVSGFAYVKPENWTPFMPMGFSGVIAGAATVFFAYLGFDAIANASEEVKNPQKAMPIGIIGALGVCTVLYIGVSFVLTGMVHYTKLNVNDPVAYALQVVGLNSVAGIISAGAIIGITTVLIALVYAQVRLTFAMSRDGLMPKVFSKVHTKSKTPVANTWLTGAVAACIVGFVNLSTLANLVSIGTLVAFTVISIAIIVLRKKHPSVKAAFKVPFVPILPIVSAIICIILATTLSWVTWQAFLIWVAIGVVVYFTYARRKSHLNQTN
- a CDS encoding MFS transporter → MAIAARANNQPPHKAVTGSTVYPILLIIGICHMLNDTLQAVIPAMFPILERTMGLTFTQLGLIAFTLNMVSSVMQPAIGWYTDKRPMPYALPIALFSSAVGIFGLAFAPSFATILLCVVFIGLGSAIFHPEGSRVANMAAGPRRGLAQSIYQVGGNTGQAFAPLIAALMLVPLGQPGVAWFTIVGMVAVCFLLYISRWYAQKLQTIRAQAKKVKTAAARPDIHRKSALTALGIIVFLIFARSWYGNAISNFYAFYAIEQYGITIKESQTYIFLFLILGAVGTFLGGPLADKFGKRNVILASLLACFPPAMILPFAGPVLAYVLLGLIGLILMSSFSVTVVYAQELFPGKIGTMSGLTVGLAFGMGAIGSVALGSLIDAFGLTPTMIGAAFLPILGILAVLLPSDQTLSKWNES
- a CDS encoding putative nucleotide-diphospho-sugar transferase, which translates into the protein MASYHFTTIVSNTHVFKLLALIHSLEQTAHSFKLSVLCADPLAYKVLSQIPRPHVQYEQLHKIEDDALLKAKEDRTFHEYCWTLKPAFLLKILETSQADYLAHLDTDLYFYHNPEAIFAENPLAHLFLTDHMNSERFYHFYELSGRFNTGFVGCRNTDIAKQAVTQWKDQCIAHCTVEMDKEKKRYGDQRYVERWVDDFEGVHVVQSKGANAAIWNIENYQLSFVDGEVYLDENPLLFYHFSAFTIIDEKTFNLNWYYYMKDQKLVDYVYIPYANLVHTKIERVQQIFPDFQQGFIARKHVPDTHFYEVHKKPLI
- a CDS encoding glycosyltransferase family 2 protein, with the translated sequence MNEKPKVSVIIPSYNAKERLEGSLYSLTLQETDVPFEVIVADNGSTDGTMEMLEKIELNYPFKKVRIPVNQGIAKGRNDAIREAEGDLLIFHDSDMLAEPQFIQKHAEAHAEKEHLVICGVCWKRIYRYFYTAFDQEHIKQLKNQGLYHSQMKDKTPLLSMEEVKNGVFLEKSFDLQSPFIDNLKEILETYDYDLSSYELPWRFFITNNSSVKRKHVVALGMFDEKIVRYGFEDYDLGIRLHQLGLSFELREDIMSVHQEHPSNLTSFDDIKYNILYMCDKYNHIDAIDVHLAFSSPFSHTMTNDMVKEICQLRENSAFDGLLSYFLELLHLITERNVGMKRDYQDMLSAGHFPFKKLAEAAQFARQEYGCMVLVEAIQGLTKELLHADLFEADVM
- a CDS encoding GDP-mannose 4,6-dehydratase is translated as MSGFWNGKNVFVTGCTGLLGSYLVKELIDQGANVTGLVRDQVPRSYLYQGIQFQKMNVVQGSLEDMQTIERALGEYEIDTVFHLAAQAIVGVANRHPISTFEANILGTWNVLEACRRQPLIKRVIVASSDKAYGDQEQLPYDEEMPLNGKHPYDVSKSCADLISHTYYNTYGLPVCITRCGNLYGGGDLHFNRIIPQTIRLVLKGEAPEIRSDGTFIRDYFYIEDAVKAYLLLAEKMEEKGLAGEAFNFSNEIQLTVLELVDKILKAMGSELKPRILNQGTYEIKHQYLSAEKARKLLDWTPDYSIDEGLAKTIEWYREFFKK
- the rfbF gene encoding glucose-1-phosphate cytidylyltransferase; this translates as MKAVILCGGKGTRMSEVTQALPKPLAMIGDRPILWHIMKIYQYYGVDEFILLLGYKGEKIKEYFLNYDWRHHSMKLDMSTGEMQLLGKSENWKITFLDTGQDTMTGGRLKQAQDYIGDETFMMTYGDGLANINMFHLLKCHQDVGVAATVTGIEKMSQYGTLKVYNKLAQSFSEKSESIGLINGGFFVLSPKVFHYLTDDDQCVFEAEPLQKLAIDGELAVYEHHGFWTAIDTYKNLKEVNEMWNEGKQPWKVW
- a CDS encoding DUF1540 domain-containing protein is translated as MAQNVLCEVNSCRFWTENNCTPLQLKLAKTQ